In Erythrobacter litoralis HTCC2594, a single genomic region encodes these proteins:
- a CDS encoding SulP family inorganic anion transporter — translation MYSPAAFKRDWLSNVRADLLAGIVVSLALIPEAIGFSIIAGVDPRVGLYASIAIAMIIAFTGGRPGMISAATAAVAVVVIPLVRDYGVEYLFAATILMGIFQGIAAVLRLDLLMQFVGRAVITGFVNALAILIFMAQLPELTNVGWETYAMVAVALAIIYLLPRVTTAVPSPLVAIVLLTLLTIWIDAPVNTVSDMGELPEGLPYFVWPDVPLTWETLQIIAPYSATMAAVGLIESLLTARIVDDMTHTGSNKRRETWGQGVANIGAALVGGMGGCAMIGQSVINVTSGGRGRLSALTAGVTLLLLLWLLGPIVGQIPMPALVAVMIMVSIGTFSWTSIPNLRHHPWQASVVMLATVAVVVTTHNLALGVLVGVLLSGIFFAAMVMNLFEVTRTREGNTATYTARGQIFFASVERFEAALGPESKQPDPADHVIIDVSDAHFWDISGVGALDKVVERMRANGRSVQVVGLNEASADMVDRHAVTDRTGVELGLAPHP, via the coding sequence ATGTATTCACCCGCCGCGTTCAAACGCGACTGGCTCTCCAATGTGCGCGCCGACTTGCTGGCCGGGATCGTCGTAAGCCTCGCGCTCATCCCCGAGGCGATCGGTTTCTCGATCATCGCCGGGGTCGATCCGCGCGTGGGGCTCTATGCCTCGATCGCGATTGCGATGATCATCGCCTTCACTGGCGGTCGGCCCGGCATGATCTCGGCGGCGACGGCGGCGGTCGCCGTCGTGGTAATCCCGCTGGTCCGCGATTACGGGGTCGAATACCTTTTCGCCGCGACGATACTGATGGGTATATTCCAGGGCATCGCTGCCGTGTTGCGACTGGACTTGCTGATGCAATTCGTCGGCCGCGCCGTCATCACCGGCTTCGTCAACGCGCTGGCGATCCTGATCTTTATGGCGCAGTTGCCGGAACTCACCAATGTCGGGTGGGAAACCTATGCCATGGTCGCAGTGGCGCTGGCGATCATCTACCTGCTGCCGCGCGTGACGACGGCTGTGCCGTCACCCCTGGTCGCAATCGTGCTGCTCACGCTCCTGACGATCTGGATCGATGCGCCGGTCAACACAGTCTCCGACATGGGCGAACTGCCGGAAGGCCTGCCCTATTTCGTCTGGCCCGACGTGCCGCTGACGTGGGAGACCCTGCAGATCATCGCTCCCTATTCGGCAACCATGGCAGCGGTCGGCCTGATCGAGAGCCTGCTGACTGCGCGGATCGTCGACGATATGACGCACACCGGCAGCAACAAGCGGCGCGAGACCTGGGGCCAGGGCGTGGCCAATATCGGCGCAGCGCTCGTCGGCGGCATGGGCGGCTGCGCCATGATCGGGCAATCCGTGATCAATGTCACCAGCGGCGGGCGTGGACGGCTTTCGGCGCTGACCGCAGGGGTGACGCTGTTGCTCCTCCTTTGGCTGCTCGGGCCGATCGTGGGCCAGATCCCGATGCCCGCGCTGGTCGCGGTGATGATCATGGTCTCGATCGGGACCTTCTCATGGACCTCGATCCCCAACCTGCGCCATCATCCGTGGCAGGCTTCGGTCGTCATGCTGGCAACGGTTGCTGTCGTGGTGACGACACACAACCTGGCGCTCGGCGTGCTGGTCGGCGTATTGCTCTCCGGCATCTTCTTCGCCGCCATGGTGATGAACCTGTTCGAAGTCACTCGCACCCGCGAAGGCAATACCGCCACCTATACCGCCAGGGGGCAGATCTTTTTCGCCAGCGTGGAACGTTTCGAAGCCGCGCTCGGGCCGGAAAGCAAACAGCCCGACCCTGCCGATCACGTTATCATCGACGTGTCCGACGCGCATTTCTGGGACATCTCAGGCGTCGGCGCACTCGACAAGGTGGTCGAGCGCATGCGCGCCAACGGACGCAGCGTGCAGGTGGTGGGCCTCAATGAAGCCAGCGCCGACATGGTCGATCGCCATGCCGTGACCGATCGGACGGGCGTGGAACTGGGGCTGGCGCCGCACCCTTAG